In a genomic window of Pseudomonas putida:
- a CDS encoding site-specific integrase, with translation MNKADRYLQAGTRENTRRSYRAAVEHFEVTWGGFLPATGDGIVRYLAEYADKHSISTLKQRLAALAQWHITQGFPDPTKTPNVRQVLKGIRTLHPAQEKQATPLLLTHLEQAVSWLEREANLAAERNDYRSVMKCRRDIALVLIGFWRGFRGDELARLQVEHTQAEAGAGITFYLPYTKGDRQHQGTTFHTPALKKLCPVQAYINWITVGGIAHGPVFRKIDRWGNLADGGINSNSLIPMLRRIFTQAGVPSDIYSSHSMRRGFATWASANGWDIKSLMSYVGWKDIKSALRYVDAGSSFGGLALKPSAPKVELL, from the coding sequence ATGAACAAGGCTGATCGGTACCTGCAGGCCGGTACCAGGGAAAACACCCGGCGTAGTTACCGCGCCGCGGTGGAGCATTTCGAAGTGACCTGGGGAGGGTTTCTGCCTGCGACTGGGGACGGCATCGTTCGCTACCTGGCCGAGTACGCAGACAAGCACTCCATTAGCACTTTGAAGCAGCGCTTGGCTGCCCTGGCTCAGTGGCACATCACGCAGGGATTTCCTGATCCAACGAAAACGCCCAACGTGCGGCAGGTGCTAAAGGGGATCCGGACATTGCATCCTGCTCAAGAAAAGCAGGCGACCCCTCTCCTCCTCACTCACCTGGAGCAAGCTGTGAGCTGGCTTGAGCGCGAAGCAAATCTTGCCGCTGAGCGGAATGACTACCGAAGCGTGATGAAATGTCGACGCGATATAGCCTTGGTGTTGATTGGTTTTTGGCGAGGGTTTCGCGGGGACGAACTGGCACGACTACAAGTCGAGCATACTCAAGCGGAGGCCGGCGCCGGCATCACCTTCTATTTGCCTTACACCAAAGGCGATCGACAGCACCAGGGGACGACGTTCCATACCCCTGCCCTCAAGAAACTATGTCCTGTGCAGGCTTACATTAACTGGATCACCGTGGGTGGCATTGCCCATGGGCCTGTGTTCAGAAAGATCGATCGCTGGGGCAACCTTGCTGATGGGGGCATCAACTCCAACAGCCTGATCCCAATGCTGCGTCGCATCTTTACGCAGGCGGGAGTGCCATCGGACATCTACAGTAGTCACTCAATGCGGCGTGGGTTTGCCACTTGGGCTTCCGCTAATGGTTGGGATATCAAGTCGCTGATGAGCTATGTCGGCTGGAAGGACATCAAGTCAGCGCTGAGGTACGTTGATGCGGGCTCCTCTTTTGGGGGCCTTGCGTTGAAGCCATCAGCGCCCAAAGTGGAGCTCCTCTAG
- a CDS encoding ArsR/SmtB family transcription factor encodes MADMADLDIETLRRSAADACGLLKVLSNPDRLLLLCQLTQGEHCVGDLASATGIEQPTLSQQLTVLRHNGLVSTRREGKQVHYSISSHQAMEVMQVLYRLYCQHPEREESTT; translated from the coding sequence ATGGCCGACATGGCAGATCTCGATATCGAAACCCTCCGCCGCAGTGCTGCGGACGCCTGCGGCTTGCTGAAGGTGCTGAGCAACCCTGACCGCCTGTTGTTGCTGTGCCAGCTGACCCAAGGGGAGCACTGCGTGGGTGATCTCGCCAGTGCGACGGGCATCGAGCAACCGACCCTGTCCCAACAGCTAACCGTGCTGCGTCACAACGGCTTGGTCAGCACCAGGCGCGAAGGCAAGCAAGTGCATTACAGTATTTCCAGCCATCAAGCGATGGAGGTCATGCAGGTGCTTTACCGGCTCTACTGCCAGCATCCCGAACGTGAGGAATCCACGACATGA
- a CDS encoding YeeE/YedE family protein yields the protein MTIDWANFTPWFSLAGGTLIGLAATLFILLNGRIAGISGVVGGLLRPAKGDVLWRVSFIAGLVIAPVLFQAAFEQPDIQIDASTLTLIAAGLLVGVGTRYGSGCTSGHGVCGLSRRSPRSLVATAAFMASGFLTVFVIRHLLG from the coding sequence ATGACGATCGACTGGGCGAATTTCACACCGTGGTTCTCGCTCGCCGGGGGCACGTTGATCGGCCTCGCTGCGACCCTGTTCATCTTGTTGAACGGGAGAATCGCGGGCATCAGCGGCGTGGTCGGCGGGTTGCTGCGGCCTGCCAAAGGCGATGTGCTCTGGCGTGTTTCATTCATCGCCGGACTGGTCATCGCGCCGGTGCTGTTTCAGGCCGCGTTCGAGCAGCCAGATATCCAGATTGATGCGAGCACCTTGACCCTGATCGCAGCCGGATTGTTGGTCGGGGTCGGCACGCGGTATGGCTCTGGTTGTACGAGCGGGCATGGCGTATGTGGATTGTCGCGCCGGTCGCCGCGCTCGCTGGTCGCGACGGCCGCATTCATGGCCAGCGGCTTTCTGACCGTATTCGTCATCCGCCACCTGCTGGGCTGA
- a CDS encoding DUF7693 family protein, with protein sequence MDTKMLTVREVYEVLRDASVASRSMRRITTTSWDEIYCGLMTVDVDGWVITFFNDCGTLDYCDSCFSPEGRKYDFSSRDAFNPVELLTPEEHRQLEEMLRRIK encoded by the coding sequence ATGGATACAAAAATGCTCACCGTTCGAGAGGTTTACGAAGTACTCCGTGACGCTTCAGTCGCTTCGCGCTCAATGCGCCGCATCACCACGACCAGTTGGGACGAGATCTACTGCGGATTGATGACAGTCGACGTCGATGGCTGGGTTATCACATTCTTCAACGACTGTGGAACCCTAGACTACTGTGATAGCTGTTTCAGCCCCGAAGGCCGCAAGTACGACTTCAGTTCAAGAGATGCGTTTAATCCTGTCGAGCTTTTGACCCCTGAAGAGCACCGCCAACTCGAAGAAATGCTCCGTCGTATCAAATGA
- a CDS encoding YeeE/YedE family protein, which produces MKLLSAFVAGLVFGLGLILSGMADPSKVIAFLDLTGPWDPSLAFVMGGAIVVASVGFYFASKRSRAVLGDVMRMPTATRIDRRLVLGSLAFGVGWGLAGYCPGPAVATLLSGRSEPLIFILAMLAGMALYELQTRLADKPQ; this is translated from the coding sequence ATGAAATTGCTAAGCGCATTTGTAGCTGGGTTGGTTTTCGGCCTCGGCCTGATCCTGTCAGGGATGGCCGATCCATCCAAAGTGATCGCCTTTCTAGACCTCACCGGGCCGTGGGACCCCTCGCTTGCGTTCGTTATGGGCGGTGCGATCGTGGTCGCCAGTGTCGGGTTCTATTTCGCCTCCAAACGGTCCCGGGCGGTGCTGGGAGATGTCATGCGGATGCCCACCGCCACCCGAATAGATCGTCGTCTCGTGCTGGGTAGCCTGGCGTTCGGAGTGGGTTGGGGGCTGGCCGGTTATTGTCCAGGACCGGCGGTCGCGACGCTTTTGAGTGGCCGGAGCGAGCCGCTGATCTTTATTCTCGCGATGCTAGCGGGCATGGCGCTGTACGAGCTGCAGACTCGCTTAGCGGATAAGCCGCAGTGA
- a CDS encoding aminoglycoside O-phosphotransferase APH(6)-Id → MFMPPVFPAHWHVSQPVLIADTFSSLVWKVSLPDGTPAIVKGLKPIEDIADELRGADYLVWRNGRGAVRLLGRENNLMLLEYAGERMLSHIVAEHGDYQATEIAAELMAKLYAASEEPLPSALLPIRDRFAALFQRARDDQNAGCQTDYVHAAIIADQMMSNASELRGLHGDLHHENIMFSSRGWLVIDPVGLVGEVGFGAANMFYDPADRDDLCLDPRRIAQMADAFSRALDVDPRRLLDQAYAYGCLSAAWNADGEEEQRDLAIAAAIKQVRQTSY, encoded by the coding sequence ATGTTCATGCCGCCTGTTTTTCCTGCTCATTGGCACGTTTCGCAACCTGTTCTCATTGCGGACACCTTTTCCAGCCTCGTTTGGAAAGTTTCATTGCCAGACGGGACTCCTGCAATCGTCAAGGGATTGAAACCTATAGAAGACATTGCTGATGAACTGCGCGGGGCCGACTATCTGGTATGGCGCAATGGGAGGGGAGCAGTCCGGTTGCTCGGTCGTGAGAACAATCTGATGTTGCTCGAATATGCCGGGGAGCGAATGCTCTCTCACATCGTTGCCGAGCACGGCGACTACCAGGCGACCGAAATTGCAGCGGAACTAATGGCGAAGCTGTATGCCGCATCTGAGGAACCCCTGCCTTCTGCCCTTCTCCCGATCCGGGATCGCTTTGCAGCTTTGTTTCAGCGGGCGCGCGATGATCAAAACGCAGGTTGTCAAACTGACTACGTCCACGCGGCGATTATAGCCGATCAAATGATGAGCAATGCCTCGGAACTGCGTGGGCTACATGGCGATCTGCATCATGAAAACATCATGTTCTCCAGTCGCGGCTGGCTGGTGATAGATCCCGTCGGTCTGGTCGGTGAAGTGGGCTTTGGCGCCGCCAATATGTTCTACGATCCGGCTGACAGAGACGACCTTTGTCTCGATCCTAGACGCATTGCACAGATGGCGGACGCATTCTCTCGTGCGCTGGACGTCGATCCGCGTCGCCTGCTCGACCAGGCGTACGCTTATGGGTGCCTTTCCGCAGCTTGGAACGCGGATGGAGAAGAGGAGCAACGCGATCTAGCTATCGCGGCCGCGATCAAGCAGGTGCGACAGACGTCATACTAG
- a CDS encoding Tn3 family transposase — MASVERTAYPILPSQLPAKELHRSYSLSDSEIEWVNNTAKSPALSIGLAIQLKVFQQLHYFVPFEELPQELISHVRQCLRYGARIAPRYSNPRTLYRHQAAVRQYLQVTPFYSSDGLAVTEQIARDCALVLEQRVDLINAMLDELIQRGYELPAYSTLNNLAETALASTQEVTFNLVVTRAPIEVIYKLKELLDTDFGRRQSDFNALKQAPKKPSRKHLEVLIDHLAWLESFGDLEAIFEGIVDAKIRHFAAQAAASDVAELKDCSLPKRYTLMLALIYRMRVRTRDHLAEMFIRRISTIHKRAKEELEQIQARQRQKLEQLAATLDGVVQILVQEPDDQEAGSLIREYLSPDGNLDRLRETCAEVQATGGNNYLPLIWKHFRSHRSLLFRLSHLLQLEPTTQDRSLVQALELIQDSENLHREWIDEHVDLSFASERWVKVVRRPSSEGPPTNRRYLEVCVFSYLASELRSGDMCVQGSESFADYRKQLLPWEECLQRLPVYCEKVGLPANATEFVASLKSQLEETAQQLDDKFPSCRGDVSINEAGEPVLRRVTARDIPLSAISLQTALMQRMPARHVLDIMANIEHWIQFTRHFGPMSGNEPKLKEPAERYLMTIFAMGCNLGPNQAARHLAGNVTPHMLSYTNRRHLSLEKLDKANRELVELYLQLDLPKLWGDGKAVAADGTQFDFYDDNLLAGYHFRYRKMGAVAYRHVANNYIAVFQHFIPPGIWEAIYVIEGLLKADLSVEADTVYSDTQGQSATVFAFTHLLGINLMPRIRNWRDLVMCRPDRGASYKHINRLFTDTADWNLIETHWQDLMQVALSIQAGKISSSMLLRKLGSYSRRNKLYHAAQALGSVIRTIFLLNWIGSRELRQEVTANTNKIESYNGFSKWLSFGGDVIAENDPDEQQKRLRYNDMVASSVILQNTVDMMRILQKLAREGWQFTDEDVSFLSPYLTSNVKRFGEFNLKLNRPPEPWIKDSVFQQAAGSLRVSTTRQADTEMTS; from the coding sequence ATGGCATCGGTGGAAAGAACAGCCTACCCGATCTTGCCCAGTCAGCTACCGGCCAAGGAGCTTCATCGAAGCTATTCCCTGTCTGATTCAGAGATCGAATGGGTCAACAACACCGCTAAGAGTCCAGCGCTCTCGATTGGGCTGGCAATCCAGTTAAAGGTGTTTCAGCAGTTGCACTATTTCGTTCCGTTCGAGGAGCTTCCTCAGGAACTAATCAGTCATGTCCGGCAATGCCTCCGCTACGGCGCGCGAATAGCTCCACGCTATAGCAATCCCCGCACCCTTTACCGGCACCAAGCAGCGGTACGGCAGTACCTGCAGGTTACCCCCTTCTACAGCAGCGACGGGCTAGCGGTCACTGAGCAGATCGCACGTGACTGCGCTTTAGTTCTTGAGCAGCGAGTCGATCTCATCAATGCCATGCTTGATGAGCTGATTCAGCGTGGCTATGAGCTTCCGGCTTATTCGACGCTCAACAACCTCGCAGAAACTGCCTTGGCGAGTACCCAGGAAGTTACCTTCAACCTAGTCGTGACTCGAGCGCCAATCGAGGTGATCTACAAGCTGAAGGAGCTGCTTGACACCGACTTCGGCCGGCGCCAGAGCGATTTCAATGCGCTGAAACAGGCACCCAAGAAGCCATCTCGCAAGCACCTGGAGGTGCTGATCGACCACCTGGCCTGGCTAGAGAGCTTCGGGGACCTGGAGGCCATTTTTGAGGGGATCGTCGATGCCAAGATTCGCCACTTTGCTGCCCAAGCTGCTGCGTCGGACGTCGCCGAGCTGAAGGACTGCTCGCTGCCGAAGCGCTACACGCTAATGCTGGCCTTGATCTACCGCATGCGCGTACGGACCCGTGATCACCTGGCCGAGATGTTCATCCGACGGATATCGACGATCCATAAACGCGCCAAGGAGGAATTGGAGCAAATCCAGGCGCGGCAACGCCAGAAGCTGGAGCAATTGGCGGCGACCCTGGACGGCGTGGTGCAGATTCTTGTTCAAGAACCGGATGACCAGGAAGCTGGCAGCCTGATTCGAGAATACCTCTCCCCCGATGGCAATCTGGATCGCTTGCGCGAGACGTGCGCCGAAGTCCAAGCTACTGGCGGTAATAACTACCTGCCGCTGATCTGGAAGCACTTCAGGTCCCATCGCTCACTATTATTCCGTCTCAGTCACCTTCTCCAACTGGAGCCCACGACTCAGGATCGATCGCTGGTTCAGGCACTGGAATTGATCCAGGACAGCGAGAATCTACACCGCGAATGGATCGACGAGCACGTCGATTTGTCGTTTGCGTCGGAGCGCTGGGTCAAGGTCGTTCGTCGTCCTTCCAGTGAGGGGCCACCGACCAACCGGCGCTATCTAGAAGTTTGCGTATTCTCCTACCTGGCCAGCGAGCTGCGATCCGGTGACATGTGCGTACAAGGGTCGGAATCCTTCGCCGATTACCGCAAGCAGTTACTGCCTTGGGAAGAGTGTCTCCAGCGACTACCAGTCTACTGCGAGAAAGTGGGTCTGCCTGCCAACGCGACGGAATTTGTCGCCTCGCTCAAGAGCCAGTTGGAAGAAACCGCACAGCAACTGGATGACAAGTTTCCCTCCTGTCGGGGGGATGTGTCGATCAACGAGGCCGGCGAACCGGTACTGCGTCGTGTAACAGCACGGGACATCCCACTTTCGGCCATCTCGCTGCAGACAGCGCTTATGCAGCGCATGCCGGCTAGGCATGTGCTGGACATCATGGCCAACATCGAACATTGGATTCAGTTCACTCGGCATTTCGGCCCCATGTCCGGCAACGAGCCAAAGCTCAAAGAGCCGGCCGAGCGCTATCTGATGACTATCTTCGCCATGGGCTGCAACCTGGGCCCTAACCAGGCCGCACGGCATCTGGCCGGTAATGTCACGCCACACATGCTGTCCTATACGAATCGCCGTCACCTCTCGCTGGAGAAGTTGGACAAAGCTAACCGCGAGCTGGTGGAGCTCTACTTGCAACTTGACCTGCCTAAGCTCTGGGGCGATGGCAAGGCGGTGGCCGCGGACGGTACTCAGTTCGACTTCTATGATGACAACCTGCTAGCCGGCTACCACTTCCGCTACCGCAAGATGGGGGCCGTGGCTTATCGGCATGTGGCCAACAACTACATCGCGGTGTTCCAGCACTTCATCCCACCTGGTATCTGGGAGGCGATTTACGTAATTGAGGGGCTGCTCAAGGCTGATCTCAGTGTCGAGGCAGACACTGTGTATTCCGATACTCAGGGGCAATCGGCGACGGTCTTTGCCTTCACCCATCTGCTGGGCATCAACCTGATGCCACGTATTCGCAACTGGCGGGACCTGGTGATGTGCCGGCCGGATCGCGGCGCTTCGTACAAGCATATCAACCGTCTGTTCACCGACACTGCCGACTGGAACCTGATCGAAACCCACTGGCAGGATTTGATGCAGGTCGCGCTGTCTATCCAGGCCGGCAAAATCTCCTCGTCTATGCTGCTGCGAAAACTCGGTTCCTACAGCCGGCGTAACAAGCTCTACCATGCGGCACAGGCACTGGGCAGCGTGATCCGTACGATCTTCCTGCTCAACTGGATCGGCAGTCGCGAGTTGCGCCAGGAGGTCACCGCGAACACCAACAAGATCGAGTCCTACAACGGTTTCTCCAAGTGGCTATCCTTCGGCGGCGATGTGATCGCCGAGAACGATCCGGACGAGCAGCAGAAACGCCTGCGCTACAACGACATGGTGGCCTCGTCGGTGATCCTGCAGAACACCGTGGACATGATGCGCATCCTGCAGAAACTGGCCCGCGAGGGCTGGCAGTTCACCGATGAAGACGTGTCGTTCCTCAGTCCCTACCTGACCAGCAACGTCAAGCGCTTCGGTGAGTTCAACCTCAAGCTCAATCGGCCACCGGAGCCCTGGATCAAGGATTCGGTGTTTCAACAAGCCGCTGGCTCGCTGCGGGTCAGCACGACCCGCCAGGCCGATACCGAGATGACCTCATGA
- the aph(3'')-Ib gene encoding aminoglycoside O-phosphotransferase APH(3'')-Ib, producing MNRTNIFFGESHSDWLPVRGGESGDFVFRRGDGHAFAKIAPASRRGELAGERDRLIWLKGRGVACPEVINWQEEQEGACLVITAIPGVPAADLSGADLLKAWPSMGQQLGAVHSLSVDQCPFERRLSRMFGRAVDVVSRNAVNPDFLPDEDKSTPQLDLLARVERELPVRLDQERTDMVVCHGDPCMPNFMVDPKTLQCTGLIDLGRLGTADRYADLALMIANAEENWAAPDEAERAFAVLFNVLGIEAPDRERLAFYLRLDPLTWG from the coding sequence TTGAATCGAACTAATATTTTTTTTGGTGAATCGCATTCTGACTGGTTGCCTGTCAGAGGCGGAGAATCTGGTGATTTTGTTTTTCGACGTGGTGACGGGCATGCCTTCGCGAAAATCGCACCTGCTTCCCGCCGCGGTGAGCTCGCTGGAGAGCGTGACCGCCTCATTTGGCTCAAAGGTCGAGGTGTGGCTTGCCCCGAGGTGATCAACTGGCAGGAGGAACAGGAGGGTGCATGCTTGGTGATAACGGCAATTCCGGGAGTACCGGCGGCTGATCTGTCTGGAGCGGATTTGCTCAAAGCGTGGCCGTCAATGGGGCAGCAACTTGGCGCTGTTCACAGCCTATCGGTTGATCAATGTCCGTTTGAGCGCAGGCTGTCGCGAATGTTCGGACGCGCCGTTGATGTGGTGTCCCGCAATGCCGTCAATCCCGACTTCTTACCGGACGAGGACAAGAGTACGCCGCAGCTCGATCTTTTGGCTCGTGTCGAACGAGAGCTACCGGTGCGGCTCGACCAAGAGCGCACCGATATGGTTGTTTGCCATGGTGATCCCTGCATGCCGAACTTCATGGTGGACCCTAAAACTCTTCAATGCACGGGTCTGATCGACCTTGGGCGGCTCGGAACAGCAGATCGCTATGCCGATTTGGCACTCATGATTGCTAACGCCGAAGAGAACTGGGCAGCGCCAGATGAAGCAGAGCGCGCCTTCGCTGTCCTATTCAATGTATTGGGGATCGAAGCCCCCGACCGCGAACGCCTTGCCTTCTATCTGCGATTGGACCCTCTGACTTGGGGTTGA
- the tnpC gene encoding Tn3 family transposase post-transcriptional regulator TnpC, with translation MINISPTSFRVTPCGEVDVAALDKLRNSFYTSQLLELVDRLDTSLAEVGGMIAVRDDLLKLHTMAQALVEGTLPPVTTEESCVWEVAESVLLDLETLSSWIRTAQMMIAPLVDLVPKHRVIESPDREGN, from the coding sequence ATGATCAACATATCTCCCACATCTTTTCGCGTTACGCCGTGTGGAGAGGTGGACGTCGCAGCATTGGACAAGCTTCGCAACAGCTTCTACACGTCACAGCTACTTGAACTTGTCGATCGACTGGACACTAGCCTGGCTGAGGTGGGTGGGATGATTGCTGTACGCGACGACTTGCTGAAGCTGCATACGATGGCTCAGGCGTTGGTCGAAGGCACTCTACCGCCGGTTACGACCGAGGAATCCTGCGTCTGGGAGGTAGCCGAATCAGTGCTATTAGATCTTGAGACGTTGAGCTCCTGGATTCGCACTGCTCAGATGATGATCGCGCCGTTGGTCGATCTGGTGCCAAAGCATAGAGTCATTGAGTCGCCAGATCGCGAAGGCAACTGA
- a CDS encoding MBL fold metallo-hydrolase — protein sequence MIFRQLFEPVSSTYTYLLGCEGTGQAVLIDPVISATDRDLAELARLDLQLAFTLDTHIHADHITAALELKKQTGCRIAGPAIDKLPCTDVGIEDGVPFIVGSLQFTPLHTPGHTDGHFAYLLGDRLFSGDALLIDGCGRTDFQNGSADDLFHSVRNKLLTLPDDTLVYPGHDYSGRRVSTIAQEKQRNPRLGEAITLERFREIMAELNLPYPAFIDHAVPGNRLCGVCPPDLTDNFRRYCEQVERSPQG from the coding sequence ATGATATTTCGCCAGCTGTTCGAGCCCGTGTCGTCCACCTATACCTACTTGCTCGGGTGCGAGGGCACCGGCCAGGCCGTGCTCATCGACCCGGTCATTTCCGCAACGGACCGCGACCTGGCCGAGCTAGCCAGGCTGGACCTGCAGCTGGCGTTCACCTTGGACACCCACATACATGCCGACCACATCACCGCCGCGCTGGAACTGAAGAAGCAGACCGGCTGCCGTATCGCGGGGCCGGCTATCGACAAATTGCCCTGCACGGATGTGGGCATTGAGGACGGTGTTCCTTTCATCGTCGGCAGCCTGCAGTTCACACCCTTGCATACCCCCGGGCACACCGACGGGCACTTTGCCTATCTCCTCGGTGATCGCCTGTTCAGCGGTGATGCATTACTCATCGACGGCTGCGGTAGGACCGACTTTCAGAACGGCAGCGCCGACGATCTGTTTCACAGCGTTAGAAACAAGCTGCTCACGCTGCCAGACGACACCCTGGTCTATCCCGGCCATGACTACAGCGGTCGTCGAGTCTCGACCATCGCCCAGGAAAAGCAGCGCAACCCCCGACTCGGTGAAGCGATCACCCTGGAGCGCTTCCGAGAAATTATGGCGGAATTGAACTTGCCCTATCCCGCGTTCATCGATCACGCCGTGCCTGGAAATCGCCTGTGCGGCGTCTGCCCACCCGACCTGACGGATAATTTCCGTCGCTATTGCGAACAGGTTGAGCGCAGTCCTCAGGGCTGA
- a CDS encoding HD-GYP domain-containing protein: MSPSPANDPKLTDAEFAIMKRHPVEGAKMLRAGGAEPGVVDIALHHHEKIDGTGYPDRLAGDAISLLARMGAICDVYDAVTSERAYKKPWDPSAAMRQMAKWEGHFDKRIFHAFVKAVGIYPVGSLVRLSSQRLAVVVEPGMESLLTPKVRVFFSLRSREPIPMQTIDLAATSCKDSITGPEDPTLWNFKNLDDLWME; encoded by the coding sequence ATTTCGCCCTCTCCCGCAAACGACCCCAAGCTCACCGATGCCGAGTTCGCCATCATGAAGCGCCACCCTGTGGAGGGCGCAAAGATGCTGCGCGCAGGCGGGGCCGAGCCCGGGGTGGTGGACATTGCCCTGCACCATCACGAGAAGATCGACGGAACCGGCTACCCGGATCGCTTGGCCGGTGACGCCATTTCACTCCTGGCCCGCATGGGCGCAATCTGCGACGTCTATGATGCCGTGACGTCGGAGCGAGCCTACAAAAAGCCGTGGGACCCGTCCGCGGCGATGCGGCAGATGGCCAAGTGGGAGGGCCATTTCGACAAACGCATCTTCCACGCCTTCGTCAAGGCCGTGGGCATCTACCCCGTCGGCTCCTTGGTTCGCCTGTCCTCTCAGCGTCTGGCCGTTGTCGTTGAGCCGGGAATGGAATCACTGCTGACTCCCAAGGTTCGCGTGTTCTTCTCGCTACGCTCGAGAGAGCCGATCCCGATGCAGACCATCGACCTGGCGGCCACGAGTTGCAAGGACAGTATCACTGGCCCCGAAGACCCGACGCTCTGGAACTTCAAGAACCTCGACGACTTGTGGATGGAATAG
- a CDS encoding DNA-binding protein — translation MARGGINRAIVQIARDALIARGVNPSINAVRVELGNTGSMTTIARHLGELEKVEPRPNERRERLSNELSGLVGQLLDRLLEEAAEEVAEARAELDKHRASVNEQLAQAQAALADLQRQHDNLQTALDVQAGELSTCQSSLQSELTRNARLSQRCADLEVRVHEKDEQIRSLEEKHLHSRDALEHYRSAVKDQREQEQRRHEGQLQQIQVEHRQLQQTLSVKQDELSRLNRDNERLLSDSRQQTKVMTTQDGTIARLTADLNTLAIASAREEGAKEQLIDQLAHAREESTSLRESVTQAETRAKNAQGLLETTQHEVDQLRQKLNQLPNEKNSSRSERADDQQQE, via the coding sequence ATGGCACGCGGCGGTATTAACAGGGCAATCGTCCAGATAGCACGAGATGCGCTGATCGCTCGGGGTGTAAATCCCAGCATCAACGCTGTGCGGGTCGAGCTTGGAAATACTGGTTCGATGACGACCATTGCCCGCCATCTAGGCGAACTCGAAAAAGTAGAGCCACGGCCAAACGAGCGCCGCGAACGCTTGAGTAATGAGCTCAGCGGGCTAGTTGGCCAGTTGTTAGATCGCTTGCTTGAGGAAGCAGCTGAAGAAGTAGCCGAGGCTCGAGCTGAGCTCGATAAGCACCGAGCGTCAGTCAATGAACAGCTTGCGCAGGCACAAGCTGCCTTGGCGGACTTGCAGCGCCAGCACGACAATCTTCAGACAGCGCTCGACGTCCAGGCAGGCGAATTGAGCACGTGCCAAAGCAGCTTGCAATCTGAGCTCACTCGCAACGCCCGCTTGAGCCAACGCTGCGCCGACCTGGAAGTGCGGGTGCACGAGAAAGACGAGCAGATTCGCTCACTTGAAGAAAAGCACCTGCATTCTCGTGATGCACTCGAGCACTACCGCTCGGCCGTGAAAGATCAGCGCGAACAAGAACAGCGCCGTCATGAAGGTCAGCTTCAGCAAATCCAGGTTGAGCATCGTCAGTTGCAGCAGACACTTTCGGTGAAGCAGGACGAACTCAGCCGTTTGAATCGAGACAATGAGCGTCTGCTCAGTGACTCCCGTCAGCAGACCAAGGTTATGACCACCCAAGATGGCACCATTGCGCGGCTTACTGCTGATCTCAATACCTTGGCCATCGCGTCAGCTAGAGAGGAGGGCGCCAAGGAGCAGCTTATCGATCAGCTTGCTCATGCCCGCGAAGAGTCAACCTCCCTGCGCGAATCCGTCACCCAGGCCGAGACACGAGCTAAGAATGCGCAGGGGCTACTGGAAACGACTCAGCATGAGGTCGACCAATTGCGGCAAAAGCTGAACCAACTTCCAAATGAAAAGAATTCATCACGGAGTGAGCGAGCAGATGATCAGCAACAAGAGTGA
- a CDS encoding histone-like nucleoid-structuring protein, MvaT/MvaU family, with translation MKKITEVFQINRRIQSEYQTAAALLRDAEVIRALRFLNDLDVLAEKFQFTPRDILMYLAPRKESSQPTHAGQSVIEKLSAKVSATKSTRRPREYPVKRYENPHTGDVIETRGGNHTVLKKWKSTYGGAVVERWRVY, from the coding sequence GTGAAAAAGATAACCGAAGTTTTTCAAATCAACCGTCGCATTCAGTCAGAGTATCAAACTGCTGCTGCCTTGTTACGCGATGCAGAAGTCATACGCGCTTTACGTTTTCTAAACGACCTTGACGTGTTAGCCGAAAAATTTCAATTTACGCCTCGTGACATACTTATGTATCTCGCGCCTCGAAAGGAATCCTCCCAGCCGACTCATGCTGGCCAAAGTGTGATAGAGAAATTGTCGGCGAAAGTGTCCGCTACGAAATCTACACGCCGTCCACGGGAATATCCTGTCAAACGCTACGAGAACCCTCATACCGGCGATGTGATAGAGACCCGGGGCGGAAACCACACTGTGCTCAAAAAGTGGAAGTCCACCTACGGCGGCGCCGTGGTTGAACGATGGCGAGTCTACTGA